A genomic stretch from Silurus meridionalis isolate SWU-2019-XX chromosome 1, ASM1480568v1, whole genome shotgun sequence includes:
- the hmga1b gene encoding high mobility group AT-hook 1b isoform X1: protein MSDSEKQTLSVKEKDGVEKRGRGRPRKHPKESIGSPVPKRPRGRPKGSKNKGPSKKVSAQFISKVGSSSDKKLKGKPKKEEKEASQESSEEEEEDEDEEQ, encoded by the exons ATGAGCGATTCCGAGAAGCAGACGCTTTCTGTAAAGGAGAAGGATGGAGTGGAGAAAAGGGGGAGAGGAAGACCGAGGAAACATCCAAAG gagTCCATTGGATCCCCGGTTCCGAAAAGGCCGAGAGGGCGGCCAAAGGGCAGCAAAAACAAAGGTCCTTCCAAGAAAGTGAGTGCGCAGTTTATTTCG AAAGTGGGATCATCTTCAGATAAGAAGCTAAAGGGGAAGCCCAAAAAGGAG GAAAAAGAGGCATCTCAGGAGTCCtcggaggaggaagaggaggatgaagatgaggagcAGTAA
- the hmga1b gene encoding high mobility group AT-hook 1b isoform X2: protein MSDSEKQTLSVKEKDGVEKRGRGRPRKHPKESIGSPVPKRPRGRPKGSKNKGPSKKKVGSSSDKKLKGKPKKEEKEASQESSEEEEEDEDEEQ from the exons ATGAGCGATTCCGAGAAGCAGACGCTTTCTGTAAAGGAGAAGGATGGAGTGGAGAAAAGGGGGAGAGGAAGACCGAGGAAACATCCAAAG gagTCCATTGGATCCCCGGTTCCGAAAAGGCCGAGAGGGCGGCCAAAGGGCAGCAAAAACAAAGGTCCTTCCAAGAAA AAAGTGGGATCATCTTCAGATAAGAAGCTAAAGGGGAAGCCCAAAAAGGAG GAAAAAGAGGCATCTCAGGAGTCCtcggaggaggaagaggaggatgaagatgaggagcAGTAA
- the hmga1b gene encoding high mobility group AT-hook 1b isoform X3, which translates to MSDSEKQTLSVKEKDGVEKRGRGRPRKHPKESIGSPVPKRPRGRPKGSKNKGPSKKEKEASQESSEEEEEDEDEEQ; encoded by the exons ATGAGCGATTCCGAGAAGCAGACGCTTTCTGTAAAGGAGAAGGATGGAGTGGAGAAAAGGGGGAGAGGAAGACCGAGGAAACATCCAAAG gagTCCATTGGATCCCCGGTTCCGAAAAGGCCGAGAGGGCGGCCAAAGGGCAGCAAAAACAAAGGTCCTTCCAAGAAA GAAAAAGAGGCATCTCAGGAGTCCtcggaggaggaagaggaggatgaagatgaggagcAGTAA
- the tusc2a gene encoding tumor suppressor 2, mitochondrial calcium regulator a isoform X2 codes for MGGSGSKAKGVWPFTGSGSSGECPDVSDQSLARMCGYKNATPFVFTRRSSLYFDEDGDLAHEFYEETVVTKNGRKKAKLKRIHKNLVPQGIVKLDHPRIHVDFPVIICEI; via the exons ATGGGAGGCAGTGGATCCAAAGCTAAAGGAGTCTGGCCTTTTACTGGCTCAGGGTCCAGTGGAGAATGTCCTGATGTCAGCGATCAGTCTTTAGCCCGAATGTGTGGCTACAAAAATGCAACCCCGTTTGTCTTTACAAGGAGGAG CTCTTTGTATTTCGATGAGGATGGAGATCTGGCTCATGAATTCTACGAGGAGACGGTGGTGACTAAAAACGGGCGGAAGAAGGCTAAGCTGAAAAGGATCCACAAGAACCTCGTACCTCAG gGGATTGTGAAACTGGATCATCCACGGATCCATGTTGACTTCCCAGTCATTATTTGTGAAATATAA
- the tusc2a gene encoding tumor suppressor 2, mitochondrial calcium regulator a isoform X1 → MGGSGSKAKGVWPFTGSGSSGECPDVSDQSLARMCGYKNATPFVFTRRRLLRRNVLCACSSLYFDEDGDLAHEFYEETVVTKNGRKKAKLKRIHKNLVPQGIVKLDHPRIHVDFPVIICEI, encoded by the exons ATGGGAGGCAGTGGATCCAAAGCTAAAGGAGTCTGGCCTTTTACTGGCTCAGGGTCCAGTGGAGAATGTCCTGATGTCAGCGATCAGTCTTTAGCCCGAATGTGTGGCTACAAAAATGCAACCCCGTTTGTCTTTACAAGGAGGAG ACTGTTGAGGAGAAATGTGCTGTGTGCTTGCAGCTCTTTGTATTTCGATGAGGATGGAGATCTGGCTCATGAATTCTACGAGGAGACGGTGGTGACTAAAAACGGGCGGAAGAAGGCTAAGCTGAAAAGGATCCACAAGAACCTCGTACCTCAG gGGATTGTGAAACTGGATCATCCACGGATCCATGTTGACTTCCCAGTCATTATTTGTGAAATATAA
- the hyal2a gene encoding hyaluronidase-2: MTEGMANWILSKWKLWLLVPLVLDSFTKAQNLKPTRWPLYQGKPLLLAWNAPTEDCRPRHNVNFPLDQFQIVASPNEGFTKQNLTIFYKDRLGLYPYFNTDKNPVNGGLPQLASQTKHLEKMSQDLEKYIPNPAAKGLAVFDWEEWRPLWIRNWDSKNIYKNQSQLLVSKKNPTSDPARLTKVAQQEFEISGRNFMLESLRLAKHQRPNQLWGFYLFPDCYNHDYLKSLESYTGRCPDPEIARNDQLTWLWTESTALFPSVYIGSVLRSTAFARQFVRNRVKEGMRVASLGSDLARPVFVYVRPTYINELALLTEVDLISTIGESVALGAAGIILWGDANYSSSSVICRKLAEYVQGPLGHYLLNVSSAAEQCSQSVCGSRGRCMRRQPDSDTYLHLDPQSHRIVMQGKRLAVEGHMGSEELKRIREDFICQCFSGYQGSYCELPDPRYNRGQGHKLHVSWSSCLLFLLLTLLN; the protein is encoded by the exons ATGACAGAAGGCATGGCTAACTGGATTCTGTCTAAATGGAAACTCTGGCTACTAGTTCCACTAGTGTTGGACTCTTTTACTAAAGCCCAAAACCTGAAACCTACAAGATGGCCTCTATACCAGGGTAAGCCTTTGTTGCTAGCCTGGAATGCCCCCACTGAAGACTGTCGGCCACGCCACAACGTTAATTTTCCGCTGGACCAGTTCCAGATTGTGGCTTCACCAAATGAAGGTTTCACCAAACAAAATCTCACCATTTTCTATAAGGATCGACTTGGCCTGTACCCGTATTTTAATACTGACAAGAATCCGGTGAATGGTGGCCTTCCTCAACTTGCCAGCCAGACTAAGCACCTTGAGAAGATGTCACAAGACCTCGAGAAATACATTCCTAACCCAGCAGCTAAAGGCCTTGCTGTGTTCGACTGGGAGGAATGGCGCCCCCTATGGATTAGAAATTGGGATTCtaagaacatttacaaaaacCAGTCTCAGCTCTTGGTGTCCAAAAAGAACCCGACGTCGGACCCAGCTCGGCTAACAAAGGTGGCTCAACAAGAGTTTGAGATATCAGGGCGCAATTTTATGCTTGAGTCCTTGCGGTTGGCCAAACATCAGCGTCCAAACCAGCTGTGGGGATTCTACCTGTTTCCTGACTGCTACAACCATGATTACCTCAAAAGCCTAGAGAGCTACACAGGCCGTTGTCCTGACCCAGAGATAGCCCGGAATGACCAGCTGACTTGGCTGTGGACAGAAAGCACAGCACTTTTTCCATCTGTCTACATAGGTTCAGTGTTGCGTTCAACTGCGTTTGCTCGCCAGTTTGTTCGGAACAGGGTGAAAGAGGGCATGAGAGTAGCATCTTTGGGCTCTGACCTGGCACGCCCGGTGTTTGTGTACGTCCGTCCCACGTACATCAACGAGCTGGCCCTTCTTACTGAG GTTGACCTGATCTCCACCATTGGAGAAAGTGTGGCACTGGGTGCTGCTGGCATTATACTTTGGGGAGATGCCAATTATTCAAGCAGCAGT GTGATCTGTAGGAAGCTGGCTGAGTATGTCCAGGGGCCACTGGGCCATTACCTCCTCAATGTTTCCAGTGCAGCTGAACAGTGTAGTCAGTCAGTGTGTGGCTCCCGTGGCCGCTGTATGCGCAGACAACCAGACTCAGATACATACCTGCACCTGGACCCTCAGAGTCACAGGATTGTGATGCAGGGGAAACGCCTGGCAGTCGAAGGACACATGGGATCTGAGGAATTAAAACGCATCAGGGAAGATTTTATCTGCCAGTGTTTTAGCGGCTATCAAGGGTCTTACTGTGAGCTGCCCGATCCCCGGTATAACAGAGGGCAGGGGCACAAACTGCATGTATCGTGGAGCTCCTGTCTTCTCTTTTTGCTGCTCACATTATTGAACTGA